GATCCGCCCCGCCGCCGTGACGCACTCGTCCGACCCGAACCAGCGCTTCGTGGACCTGCCCCTGTCGGTGGACGGCAACAACGTCGACCTGAACGTGACGAGCAACCCCAACATGGCCCCGCCCGGTTGGTACATGCTCTTCGCGGTCGACGCCAACGGGGTGCCCTCGGTCGCCAAGTGGGTGCACCTCCAGGGCCCCGCCGCCCTGGCCACGGACACCGCCTCGGCGCACGTCCACTCCTTCGCCGACTCCCTCGAGGGCACGGTCACCCAGGGCGGCAAGAAGCGGACCTCGCAGAAGGTCAGCACCACGATCTCCGGCTGCGACCGGCACTACGGCACGATCAACGTCTGTGTGCCGACCGTCTTCCCGGACGGCGTCAAGAAGACGACGGCCTCGCGTTGCGCGTGGCTGAAGACGAACGACTACGGCCGTCTGAAGGTCAACGGCAAGGACGACCCGCTGGGTCTCGATCCCAACGGGGACGGGCTGGCCTGCGGCGCCAAGGATCTCAAGCGTCGCTAGGCGTCTGGCTCCCGAACTCGGTGAGGGCGCGCTCCACGATGGCTTCCAGGTTGTCGTGGTGCGCGCCCTTCCAGTAGGCGCGCCCGCACTCCTCGCACTGCGCGAACATGTCGTAGGACCGCTCGGTGCCGCCCTCCAGTTGGTCCACGACCTGCTCCTTGGCGGCCTCCTTGAGCAGGCCGTTGCAGGCGGTGCAGCGTGTCCAGGGCCTGAGGTCGGGTGCGAACCGGCCCAGCACGTCACGGAGTTGGTCATCGGGCCGGGTGCTGTAGACGAACGCGCCCGCCCACAGCTCGCGGCGGCGCAGCAGCCCCCGGTCGCGGCTGAGCATCACGCGACGTTCGGCGGCGGAGCGCGCGGCGAGGGCCGGGTCGCCGATGTCCGTCGACTCGTACGCCGCGTCGACCCCGAGGAGGCGCAGTCGGCGCGCGAGGGTGCCGAGGTGGACGTCGAGGAGGAAGCGCAGCGGGGCGCCGGGAACCCGCTGCGGGCGCTCGACCGCCCGTACGTCGACGCTCTCGCCGGCCCCCGGGAGGTGCGAGACGGGCACCTCGCGGCCGTCCACGACGAGGGCGCCGACCTCGGTCAGCGGGACGCCGAGCGACTCGACGACATGGCCGAGGGTGGAGGAGCCGTCGGTGGCGACCGCCGTGGCTCCCGAACGACGCCTGTGCGGCACGAACATCCCCAGCTCGGGGGCGAAGGCGACATGGATCTCCGGTCCGTTCACCCGGTCAGGATGTCACGCCGGAGAGCCGTGGCCTCAGGGGTTTTCGGCGGAGAGGCCGTGTTCCAGGACGTCCATCGTGCGGTCCACCAGGTCCTTGAAGTCGTCCCGGTGGTCGTTCTCCGCCCAGTACAGGGACGTCTCCATCAGGCCGCCGATGATCGCCATCGCGTAGACCCGCACCTCCAGGCTGTCCGGGTCCCGGCCGGTGCGCTCGCCGATGGCCTGGCAGAGCATGGTGCCGGTGACCGACATGCTCTCCATCATCCGCGAGCGCACCGCCGGGACCTGGACCATCAGGTGGGTCCGCAGCCGGGACACCTCGGGGTCGTCCTTGATGCCGAGCCGGATGGCCTTCTGCATCACGTACCGGAGGGTGTCCATCCACGGCTCGTCCGCGGGCCGGGCCCGCAGCTCCTCCATGATGAGCGGGTCGAACTCGTCCGTCAGGACGATGTCCTCCTTGGTGGGGAAGTAGCGGAAGACGGTCGACGGCGACACCTCGGCGCGCTCGGCGATCTGCTCGATCGTCGTCGCGTCGTACCCCTGTTCCCTGACGAGTGCGTACGTCGCGGTGCGGATCGCCTCGCGGGTCTTGATCTTCTTCCGCTCGCGCAGGCCCAGCTGAGGGCGGTCGGCGGGGCTGAAGGGGGAGGGTGCGGCCGTCATGCGGTTCATTGTCCGGCATCCGCCGCAGCGGTGGCCATGGCCGGGTCCTCGTCCTCCTTCGTGGCGTGCGTGACCGGGGTGTTCGGCAGGAACGCCGCGGCCAGCAAAGCGGTGACGAGGGCCGCGATGCCGCACACCAGCAGGACCAGGCCCATGCCGTGGACGTACGCGCTGTTCGCGGAGGCCACGAGATCGGCCGAGCCCGCCTTCTGGGCGACGATGTGCGCCGCGACCACGGACTCCCCGGCGGTGTCGGCGGCCTGCGCGGGCAGCCCGGTGACGTCGAGGCGGTCGCGGAAAGCGCCGACCAGCAGGCTGCCGAGGAGGGCGATGCCGATCGCGCTGCCGACCTGGCGCGTCGTCATGAGGAGCCCGGAGCCGCTGCCGGCCCGGTCGCGGGGCAGGGCGCCGAGGGCGCCGTCCATCGCGGGGACGACCGAGAAACCGAAGCCGAAGCCGGTGATGGACAGCCACAGTGCGGTGAAGCCGTAGCCCGAGTCGACGGTCGTACGGCTGCCGAGCAGCGCGGCGAAGGCCAGCACCACCAGTCCCGCGCTGACCACCGCGCGGGAGCCGAACCGGGCGACGACCGGCTGTGCGACCCGGGCCGCGACGATCAGACCGCCCATCATGGGCAGCAGCCGCAGGCCGGTGCCGAAGGCGTCGTGGCCGAGCACCGCCTGGAGATACGGCGGCAGCACGAACAGCAGGCCGGACAGGACGAACATCACCAGGGTCGCCGCGATCGTGTTGAACAGGAACCCGCGGTGGGTGAGCAGCGACATGTCGAGCATGGGGCGTTCCACGCGCCGCTCGCGGAGCACGAGGGCGGCGATCAGAACGGCGGCCCCGGCGAGCATGCCCACGATCAGCGGGTCGCCCCAGCCGCGGCTGGGCGCCTCGATGATCGCGTAGATGAGGGCGCCGAGGCCTGCCGCGGTGAGCGCGGTGGAGAGGGCGTCGACCTTGGGGGAGGCGGGGTCGCGGGTCTCGGGCAGCAGGAAGACGCAGGCGGCGATGCCGATCGCGGCCATCGGGACGTTGACCAGGAAGACCGAGCCCCACCAGAAGTGGTTGAGCAGCCAGCCGCCGATGATCGGGCCGAGCGGCAGACCGAGCGACGAGGCGGCGGAGATGATGCCGACGGCCTTGGTGCGCTCGTCGGGTCCGAAGAGCGAGGGCAGCACGGACAGGGCGAGCGGCATGACCAGCGCGGCGCCGAGGCCCATCA
This portion of the Streptomyces mirabilis genome encodes:
- a CDS encoding Mut7-C RNAse domain-containing protein, which gives rise to MNGPEIHVAFAPELGMFVPHRRRSGATAVATDGSSTLGHVVESLGVPLTEVGALVVDGREVPVSHLPGAGESVDVRAVERPQRVPGAPLRFLLDVHLGTLARRLRLLGVDAAYESTDIGDPALAARSAAERRVMLSRDRGLLRRRELWAGAFVYSTRPDDQLRDVLGRFAPDLRPWTRCTACNGLLKEAAKEQVVDQLEGGTERSYDMFAQCEECGRAYWKGAHHDNLEAIVERALTEFGSQTPSDA
- a CDS encoding TetR/AcrR family transcriptional regulator, producing MNRMTAAPSPFSPADRPQLGLRERKKIKTREAIRTATYALVREQGYDATTIEQIAERAEVSPSTVFRYFPTKEDIVLTDEFDPLIMEELRARPADEPWMDTLRYVMQKAIRLGIKDDPEVSRLRTHLMVQVPAVRSRMMESMSVTGTMLCQAIGERTGRDPDSLEVRVYAMAIIGGLMETSLYWAENDHRDDFKDLVDRTMDVLEHGLSAENP
- a CDS encoding MFS transporter is translated as MVTVTQDNGVRRDPRRWWALGALVASMLTLGFDTTILNVALPTMAGELGATTGQQQWMADAYVIVFAALMLPAGLLGDRFGRRRMLVVGLGIFLAGSVAGALADDVNWVIAARTVMGLGAALVMPLALSVLPSLFGPDERTKAVGIISAASSLGLPLGPIIGGWLLNHFWWGSVFLVNVPMAAIGIAACVFLLPETRDPASPKVDALSTALTAAGLGALIYAIIEAPSRGWGDPLIVGMLAGAAVLIAALVLRERRVERPMLDMSLLTHRGFLFNTIAATLVMFVLSGLLFVLPPYLQAVLGHDAFGTGLRLLPMMGGLIVAARVAQPVVARFGSRAVVSAGLVVLAFAALLGSRTTVDSGYGFTALWLSITGFGFGFSVVPAMDGALGALPRDRAGSGSGLLMTTRQVGSAIGIALLGSLLVGAFRDRLDVTGLPAQAADTAGESVVAAHIVAQKAGSADLVASANSAYVHGMGLVLLVCGIAALVTALLAAAFLPNTPVTHATKEDEDPAMATAAADAGQ